The following are encoded in a window of Urocitellus parryii isolate mUroPar1 chromosome 7, mUroPar1.hap1, whole genome shotgun sequence genomic DNA:
- the LOC113189323 gene encoding guanine nucleotide-binding protein G(I)/G(S)/G(O) subunit gamma-10-like, with the protein MSAGASVSALQRLVEQLKLEASVERIMVSQAAAELQQYCMQNACKDALLVGVPAGSNPFLEPRSCILL; encoded by the coding sequence GCCAGCGTGAGCGCCCTGCAGCGCCTGGTGGAGCAGCTCAAGCTGGAGGCCAGCGTGGAGAGGATCATGGTCTCTCAGGCTGCAGCAGAGCTTCAGCAGTACTGCATGCAGAATGCCTGTAAGGATGCTCTGCTGGTCGGAGTTCCAGCCGGAAGCAACCCCTTCCTAGAGCCCAGATCCTGCATTTTACTCTGA